In a single window of the Eshraghiella crossota genome:
- a CDS encoding ABC-F family ATP-binding cassette domain-containing protein, with protein sequence MICANNVTLRIGKKVLFEDVNIKFTPGNCYGLIGANGAGKSTFLKILSGQLEPSKGDVTMSPGERLSVLEQDHFKYDEYNVLDTVIMGNARLYEIMKEKDAIYAKEDFTEEDGIRASELEGEFAEMNGWEAESDAAMLLNGLGVDTSLHYKQMSELNGNEKVKVLLAKALFGNPDILLLDEPTNHLDLDAIAWLEEFLINFENTVIVVSHDRYFLNKVCTQIADIDYAKIQLYAGNYDFWYESSQLMVKQMKEANKKKEEKIKELQEFIQRFSANASKSKQATSRKRALEKIELDDIRPSSRKYPYIDFRPQREIGNEVLTVENLTKTIDGVKVLDNVSFIINRDDKVAFVGSDELAKTTLFKILVGEIEPDSGSYKWGITTTQAYFPKDNTKDFDCEDTIVDWLMQFSPEKDVTYVRGFLGRMLFAGDDGVKKVKVLSGGEKVRVMLSKMMIMGANVLIMDEPTNHLDMESITALNNGMIKFPGVALFACRDHQFVQTTANRIMELVNGQLIDKITTYDEYLESDEMARKRQSLTTFTEEETTED encoded by the coding sequence ATGATTTGTGCAAATAATGTAACTTTAAGAATTGGAAAGAAAGTGCTTTTTGAAGATGTAAATATAAAATTTACTCCTGGTAACTGCTATGGACTTATCGGAGCTAACGGAGCCGGCAAATCCACTTTCTTAAAAATTCTTTCAGGCCAGCTTGAACCTAGCAAGGGAGATGTTACCATGTCTCCGGGAGAAAGGCTGTCAGTATTGGAACAGGATCATTTTAAATATGATGAATATAATGTTCTTGATACTGTAATAATGGGTAATGCAAGACTTTATGAAATAATGAAAGAAAAGGATGCAATTTATGCCAAGGAAGATTTTACAGAAGAAGATGGCATAAGAGCCAGTGAACTTGAAGGCGAATTTGCAGAAATGAACGGATGGGAAGCAGAATCCGATGCAGCAATGCTGTTAAACGGACTTGGTGTTGATACTTCCCTTCATTATAAGCAGATGTCTGAGTTAAACGGTAATGAGAAAGTTAAAGTTCTTCTTGCAAAGGCACTTTTTGGTAATCCGGATATTCTATTGCTGGATGAGCCAACTAACCACCTTGACCTTGATGCTATTGCATGGCTTGAAGAATTCCTGATTAACTTTGAGAATACCGTTATTGTTGTATCCCATGACAGATATTTCCTTAATAAGGTATGTACCCAGATAGCGGATATTGATTATGCGAAAATACAGCTTTATGCCGGTAATTACGATTTCTGGTATGAATCAAGCCAGTTAATGGTTAAACAGATGAAGGAAGCTAACAAGAAGAAAGAAGAGAAAATTAAGGAATTACAGGAATTTATCCAGAGATTCTCTGCTAATGCTTCTAAATCAAAGCAGGCGACTTCAAGAAAGAGAGCACTTGAAAAAATAGAGCTTGATGATATCAGACCTTCAAGCCGCAAATATCCATATATTGATTTCAGACCACAGAGAGAAATAGGTAACGAAGTTCTTACCGTTGAAAACCTTACAAAGACAATAGATGGTGTGAAAGTCCTTGATAATGTTTCTTTTATTATTAACCGTGATGATAAAGTAGCATTCGTAGGTTCTGATGAATTGGCGAAGACTACACTTTTCAAGATACTTGTAGGAGAAATTGAACCGGATTCCGGTTCTTATAAATGGGGAATTACCACAACCCAGGCATATTTTCCTAAAGATAATACCAAAGACTTTGACTGTGAAGATACAATTGTTGACTGGCTTATGCAGTTTTCACCTGAAAAGGATGTAACTTATGTAAGAGGTTTCCTTGGAAGAATGTTATTTGCCGGAGATGATGGAGTTAAGAAAGTTAAAGTACTTTCCGGTGGTGAGAAAGTAAGGGTAATGCTTTCAAAGATGATGATTATGGGCGCTAACGTATTAATTATGGATGAACCGACTAACCACCTTGATATGGAGTCAATCACAGCACTTAATAACGGTATGATTAAGTTCCCGGGCGTTGCACTTTTTGCATGTCGTGACCATCAGTTTGTACAGACTACTGCTAACAGAATCATGGAACTTGTCAATGGACAGCTTATTGATAAGATAACAACATACGACGAATATCTTGAAAGTGATGAAATGGCAAGAAAGAGACAATCGCTTACAACATTTACGGAAGAAGAGACAACAGAAGATTAA
- a CDS encoding Nif3-like dinuclear metal center hexameric protein, with product MKAYEIAELMETLSPVRYACDWDNVGMHVGRRDNEIKKILVTLDISDEAVDKAVAIKADMIISHHPLIFKGIKKVNESDIVGRRILTMAENHINCYCMHTNFDCVGGMAELAADRIGLRDCIVLEEVCEGEGIGRVGFLKHDMSVKELCSMVKEKFSLDKVALYGNEDEIVKKVAICPGSGKDEIELALLKGAKAIITGDVSYHYGIDSVAKGINVIDAGHYGIEHIFIDKINSYLIENTKDIEVVKMDLDNPQKYI from the coding sequence ATGAAAGCATATGAAATAGCTGAATTAATGGAAACGCTGAGCCCGGTCAGATATGCATGTGACTGGGATAATGTCGGTATGCATGTCGGAAGAAGAGATAATGAAATTAAAAAAATACTTGTCACACTTGATATAAGTGACGAAGCAGTGGATAAAGCTGTTGCAATTAAAGCGGATATGATTATTTCACATCATCCACTTATATTTAAAGGCATTAAGAAAGTTAATGAATCCGATATTGTGGGCAGGCGTATTCTTACAATGGCAGAGAACCATATTAACTGCTACTGTATGCACACTAATTTCGATTGTGTCGGAGGTATGGCAGAACTGGCAGCCGACAGGATAGGTTTACGGGATTGTATTGTACTTGAAGAAGTCTGTGAAGGAGAAGGAATTGGCAGGGTAGGATTTCTAAAACACGATATGTCTGTAAAAGAATTGTGCAGTATGGTAAAGGAAAAGTTTTCGCTTGATAAGGTTGCTTTATATGGTAATGAAGATGAGATTGTTAAAAAAGTTGCAATCTGTCCGGGCTCCGGAAAAGATGAAATCGAACTTGCACTTTTAAAAGGAGCAAAAGCAATAATAACAGGCGATGTTTCATATCATTATGGTATAGATTCCGTTGCAAAAGGAATAAATGTAATTGATGCCGGACATTATGGAATTGAACATATTTTTATTGACAAAATTAACTCATATCTTATTGAGAATACAAAAGATATAGAAGTTGTAAAAATGGATTTAGATAATCCTCAGAAGTATATATAA
- the efp gene encoding elongation factor P, with product MVSAGDFKNGITLEMDGNIWQIIEFQHVKPGKGAAFVRTKLKNIKSGGVIEKSFRPTEKFPLAHIDKSEYQYLYSDGDFYVFMNTETFEQINLTKDNVGDALKFVKENDICKLSAHQGQIFAVEPPMFVELEITETEPGVKGDTATGATKPAIVETGAQVMVPLFVNLGDKIKIDTRTGEYLSRA from the coding sequence ATGGTATCAGCAGGTGATTTTAAAAACGGTATTACATTGGAGATGGATGGCAATATCTGGCAGATTATTGAATTCCAGCATGTTAAACCTGGAAAGGGAGCAGCCTTTGTAAGAACCAAATTAAAAAATATTAAGAGTGGTGGTGTTATTGAAAAGTCTTTCAGACCAACAGAGAAATTCCCACTTGCTCACATTGATAAGTCAGAATATCAGTATCTTTACTCAGACGGAGATTTCTATGTATTTATGAATACAGAGACATTTGAACAGATTAATCTTACAAAAGACAATGTAGGAGATGCTTTAAAATTCGTTAAAGAAAATGATATCTGTAAACTTAGTGCTCATCAGGGACAGATTTTTGCTGTTGAACCACCTATGTTCGTAGAGCTTGAAATTACAGAGACAGAACCTGGCGTTAAGGGTGATACAGCAACAGGCGCTACTAAGCCTGCTATTGTTGAAACAGGTGCTCAGGTTATGGTTCCGCTTTTCGTTAACCTTGGTGATAAGATTAAGATTGATACACGTACTGGTGAATATCTTTCAAGAGCTTAA
- a CDS encoding DUF5688 family protein, with translation MKGLSMEYNKFIELLKTELMKVCAEGVKLKIDTVRKNNDISYDVITLNRADECITPVIYIRQFYDNYCNGEDIGDIVQQIVNLDIENRNLPELDVSDIFDYYNVKDKVIIKLINRSQNEKMLKTLPFKEYLDFAVVFCILFEDNNNNRATSLVSNDLLDKWEITTEELFEQAMTNMKFICPVELKSMNETMVELLLNDDNVDDDTRSDILKHLEEDDTNYPMYVLTNTKKMYGAAAFLYEEELRSFAEKFGDFYIIPSSIHELILIPESISTSEQEMVDMVKEVNDNQVEPEEVLSYNVYKYYADTGCVGIINKIKNIPPSVLKY, from the coding sequence ATGAAAGGATTATCTATGGAATATAATAAATTTATTGAACTGCTTAAGACCGAACTGATGAAAGTGTGTGCAGAAGGTGTTAAGCTGAAAATTGATACTGTACGTAAGAATAATGATATTTCTTATGATGTTATTACTCTTAACAGAGCAGATGAATGTATCACTCCAGTTATTTATATCAGACAGTTTTATGATAATTATTGTAATGGTGAGGATATAGGTGATATTGTGCAACAGATAGTGAACCTTGATATTGAAAACCGTAATCTGCCGGAACTTGATGTAAGTGATATTTTTGACTATTATAATGTAAAAGATAAAGTTATTATCAAGTTAATTAACCGCTCACAGAACGAAAAGATGCTTAAGACACTTCCCTTTAAAGAATATCTGGATTTTGCAGTTGTATTCTGCATATTGTTTGAAGATAACAATAATAACAGGGCGACAAGCCTTGTAAGCAACGATTTACTTGATAAATGGGAAATTACAACAGAAGAGTTATTTGAACAGGCAATGACTAATATGAAATTCATCTGTCCTGTTGAACTTAAGAGCATGAATGAGACAATGGTAGAACTGTTACTTAATGATGATAATGTGGATGATGATACAAGAAGTGATATTCTTAAACATCTTGAAGAAGATGATACAAATTATCCTATGTATGTTCTCACTAACACGAAAAAAATGTATGGTGCCGCAGCTTTTCTATATGAAGAAGAACTCCGTTCTTTTGCTGAGAAATTCGGGGACTTTTACATTATACCAAGCAGTATTCATGAACTGATTCTTATTCCGGAGTCAATTTCCACTTCGGAACAAGAGATGGTTGATATGGTTAAAGAAGTTAACGACAATCAGGTAGAGCCTGAGGAAGTGCTTTCTTACAATGTTTACAAATATTATGCAGACACAGGCTGCGTTGGTATAATTAATAAAATTAAGAATATTCCTCCTTCTGTATTAAAATATTAA
- the pyrB gene encoding aspartate carbamoyltransferase has translation MRHLLSPLDFSVKELDELFDTASDIAANPKKYSKVCEGKKLATLFYEPSTRTRLSFEAAMLNLGGSVLGFSEASSSSASKGESVSDTIRIISCYADICAMRHSKEGAPLVASIHSGIPVINAGDGGHQHPTQTFTDLMTIRTLKGRLDNLTIGLCGDLKFGRTVHSLINSLARYSNIKFVLISPKELRVPDYIRDDVLNANNIEYEEVENLESAMPELDILYMTRIQRERFFNEEEYMRMKGFYILDNEKMKSAKPDMLVLHPLPRVNEISVEVDNDSRAAYFKQAQFGVYVRMALIMKLLEVEKPC, from the coding sequence ATGAGACATTTACTTAGTCCACTCGATTTTTCTGTTAAAGAATTAGATGAGCTTTTTGATACAGCCTCAGATATAGCAGCTAACCCAAAGAAATATTCCAAGGTCTGCGAAGGTAAAAAACTCGCTACATTGTTTTATGAACCAAGCACAAGAACAAGGCTCAGCTTTGAAGCAGCAATGCTTAATCTTGGTGGTTCTGTTCTCGGTTTTTCGGAAGCTTCTTCAAGCTCCGCTTCCAAAGGTGAAAGTGTTTCCGATACAATCCGCATAATTTCATGTTATGCAGATATTTGTGCCATGAGACATTCTAAAGAAGGTGCTCCTTTAGTGGCATCCATCCATTCAGGTATTCCTGTTATCAATGCCGGAGACGGCGGTCATCAGCATCCAACCCAGACTTTTACTGATTTAATGACAATCCGCACACTTAAAGGCAGACTTGATAATCTTACAATCGGTCTTTGCGGTGATTTAAAATTTGGACGAACAGTCCATTCATTAATTAATTCACTGGCAAGATATTCTAACATAAAATTTGTATTAATCTCTCCAAAAGAACTTCGTGTTCCGGATTACATACGCGATGATGTTCTGAATGCAAATAATATTGAATATGAAGAAGTTGAAAATCTTGAAAGTGCAATGCCTGAGCTTGATATACTTTATATGACAAGAATTCAACGTGAACGTTTCTTTAACGAAGAAGAATATATGCGTATGAAAGGTTTCTATATTCTTGATAATGAGAAAATGAAATCTGCCAAACCTGATATGCTTGTACTTCATCCGCTTCCTCGTGTCAATGAGATATCCGTCGAGGTTGATAATGACAGCCGTGCCGCATATTTTAAGCAGGCACAATTCGGAGTTTATGTGCGAATGGCATTAATAATGAAACTGTTGGAGGTAGAAAAACCATGTTAA
- a CDS encoding DUF1540 domain-containing protein: protein MTELGCKVKNCLHHSTDNLCCRDTIKVDGCNAKDCCSTCCASYEKTGRVKTENKTMEGHVSLDICCEATNCKYNENNNCIAKHINVKPSKNKDFGSTECASFELR from the coding sequence ATGACAGAATTAGGTTGCAAAGTAAAAAATTGTTTACATCACAGTACAGATAATCTTTGCTGCAGGGATACAATCAAAGTTGATGGATGTAATGCAAAGGATTGTTGCTCAACATGTTGTGCAAGCTATGAAAAAACAGGCAGGGTTAAAACCGAAAACAAAACAATGGAGGGGCATGTTTCACTTGATATATGCTGTGAAGCAACAAATTGTAAATATAACGAAAACAACAATTGTATTGCAAAGCACATTAATGTTAAACCGTCTAAGAATAAAGATTTTGGTAGTACAGAATGTGCAAGTTTTGAATTGAGATAA
- a CDS encoding aspartate carbamoyltransferase regulatory subunit encodes MLNVGKIENGIVIDHIPAGKSMDIYRYLGLGELDSCVAIIKNAKSDAMGRKDIIKVDGGEDLIDINLLGFIDTNITVNIIRNGEIAEKKQLTLPEKVTNIISCKNPRCITQIEQELDQIFYLTDKEKHIYRCKYCEEKY; translated from the coding sequence ATGTTAAATGTAGGAAAAATTGAAAATGGGATTGTAATTGACCACATTCCGGCCGGTAAAAGTATGGATATCTACCGTTACCTGGGTCTTGGTGAACTTGACAGCTGTGTAGCCATCATTAAAAATGCAAAAAGCGATGCAATGGGCCGCAAAGATATAATAAAAGTAGATGGCGGTGAGGATTTAATTGATATAAATCTTCTCGGTTTTATTGATACCAATATCACAGTAAATATAATAAGAAATGGCGAAATCGCTGAGAAAAAACAATTGACGCTTCCTGAAAAAGTCACCAATATCATTTCATGTAAAAATCCAAGATGTATAACCCAGATTGAGCAGGAGCTTGATCAGATTTTTTATCTTACAGATAAAGAAAAACATATTTACAGATGTAAATATTGTGAAGAAAAATATTAA
- a CDS encoding nucleoside kinase, whose product MGEMVLLKDLADKVTDSKDDIILAKVNGKLQELTKTVDSDSLIEFVTTADPAGNLTYKRSATLILLKAVYDIIDKDMIEKFKVEFSLSKGYYCTLKGKQKLTVPLIEAIENRMREIVRADIPIEKITMSTGDAIKSFAKHRMYDKETLFRFRRHSTVNIYSLDGFKDYYYGYMAPSTGYIKYFKLYPYDEGLVLQMPECSNTRSVPEFRPQHKLFAVMEETTRWGEMLGIETVGELNEAIAAGRGNELILVQEALQEKKLADIASTISKDPSKKFIMMAGPSSSGKTTTSYRLSIQLMAHGMRPHQLSLDNYFLDREHTPRDENGDYNFECLEALDVELFNNNMTDLLNGHEIEIPDFNFKTGKREYNGNKMKLGENDVLVIEGIHGLNDKLSHSLPKESKYKIYLSALTQLNVDEHNRISTTDCRLLRRMVRDARTRGASAKRTIAMWHSVRKGEELNIFPYQEEADVMFNSSLIYELSVLKQYAEPLLFGIKEDEPEFAEAKRLLKFLDYFLCISPESIPINSIAREFVGGSCFNV is encoded by the coding sequence ATGGGTGAAATGGTATTACTGAAGGATTTGGCGGATAAAGTTACAGACAGTAAGGACGATATAATTCTTGCAAAAGTAAACGGTAAACTGCAGGAACTTACTAAAACAGTTGACAGCGACAGTTTAATTGAATTTGTAACAACGGCAGATCCTGCCGGAAATCTTACATATAAGAGAAGTGCAACTCTTATCCTGCTTAAAGCGGTATATGATATAATCGACAAGGATATGATTGAAAAATTTAAAGTGGAGTTTTCATTGAGCAAGGGTTATTACTGCACCTTGAAAGGAAAACAGAAACTAACAGTACCTTTAATAGAAGCTATCGAAAACAGGATGAGAGAAATTGTCAGGGCAGATATTCCTATTGAGAAAATTACAATGAGTACAGGCGATGCAATAAAATCTTTTGCAAAGCATAGAATGTATGATAAGGAGACTTTGTTCAGGTTCCGGAGACATTCAACCGTCAACATATATTCACTTGATGGTTTTAAAGATTACTATTACGGGTATATGGCTCCGTCTACAGGATATATTAAATACTTTAAACTGTATCCTTATGATGAGGGACTTGTTTTGCAGATGCCTGAATGCAGCAATACAAGAAGTGTACCTGAATTCAGACCACAGCATAAATTATTTGCTGTAATGGAAGAAACTACAAGATGGGGCGAAATGCTTGGTATAGAAACTGTCGGCGAGCTGAATGAGGCAATTGCAGCAGGGAGAGGTAATGAGCTTATTCTTGTCCAGGAGGCATTGCAGGAGAAAAAACTTGCTGATATAGCATCAACAATATCAAAGGATCCCTCAAAGAAGTTTATTATGATGGCCGGTCCGTCTTCATCAGGTAAGACAACAACATCATACAGATTGTCAATACAGCTTATGGCACATGGTATGAGACCACATCAGTTGTCTCTTGACAATTATTTCCTTGACAGGGAACATACTCCGAGAGACGAAAATGGTGACTATAACTTTGAGTGCCTGGAAGCTCTTGATGTTGAATTGTTTAATAATAATATGACTGATCTGCTTAACGGACATGAGATAGAGATTCCTGATTTTAATTTTAAGACAGGAAAAAGAGAATACAATGGCAACAAAATGAAATTAGGAGAAAATGATGTTCTTGTTATTGAGGGAATACATGGTCTTAATGATAAGTTGTCACATTCACTTCCGAAAGAAAGCAAATATAAAATATATCTAAGTGCACTTACACAGCTTAATGTAGATGAACATAACAGAATATCTACAACTGACTGCCGTCTGTTAAGAAGAATGGTAAGAGATGCCAGAACAAGAGGAGCATCGGCAAAACGTACAATTGCTATGTGGCATTCAGTACGAAAAGGCGAAGAACTTAATATTTTTCCATATCAGGAAGAAGCTGACGTAATGTTTAACTCATCACTTATATATGAGCTTTCGGTATTAAAACAGTATGCCGAACCGCTGCTTTTCGGAATAAAAGAAGATGAGCCGGAATTTGCAGAAGCGAAAAGACTGTTAAAATTCCTCGATTATTTCCTTTGTATATCGCCTGAATCAATACCGATTAATTCCATAGCAAGGGAATTTGTTGGCGGAAGCTGTTTTAATGTTTGA
- a CDS encoding alpha-amylase family glycosyl hydrolase produces the protein MHKYTILPNYNYIYGADVIHNGYDFSVISESDEITLLLFEHGREEPVYSIPVDKRYKRGDVFAFRITDIPLLEYEYLYMADGEVFADPYAKLLSGLPEFGIKDTTGLQHIKGLLKKLQYNWKNDIKPCINTEDIILYKLHTRGFTMSKSSKVKHPGTFKGISEKINYLKKTGINAVLLMPSYEFEEYAFNFNYWGYGKGFYFLPKAAYSSCYGSCVDYTVEFKDMVKKFHKNGMEVYMEFNFTDEVDACMADDCIRYWKESYHIDGARVICNDRIRQVIADDPYLVDIKLFYEYWDDNFRNHNLLEYNEGFENVARKLLKGDEGQLKYFSECFKKNPVHGYTVNFVCDNNGFTLYDLVSYDRKHNEENGENNRDGKDYNNSWNCGEEGDTKNRKILVQRLRNRKNAMCFVLLSQGIPMIYAGDEFGNSQNGNNNAYCQDNETGWLDWSALRKNRKFYNFICTLINFRHNHKVLHIEKELVQSDYKYFGLPDISYHGSKAWYPEMEHYNRHLGILLCGRYAEENEDIYIGMNLHWEKHILALPKIPGKTWEVIINTNDNEGVFVGDDSTIEVPPRTVVVIVSKKMVEICNILL, from the coding sequence TTGCATAAATACACTATTTTACCCAATTACAATTACATATATGGAGCAGATGTTATTCATAACGGATACGATTTTTCTGTAATTTCGGAAAGTGATGAAATTACATTACTTTTGTTTGAACATGGCAGGGAAGAACCCGTATACAGTATACCGGTGGATAAGAGATACAAAAGAGGTGACGTTTTTGCTTTTAGAATAACTGATATTCCTCTTTTAGAGTATGAGTATCTGTATATGGCGGATGGAGAGGTATTTGCCGACCCATATGCAAAGCTTTTATCGGGGCTTCCGGAGTTTGGCATAAAGGACACAACCGGGCTTCAACATATTAAGGGCCTTTTGAAAAAGTTGCAGTATAATTGGAAAAATGATATTAAGCCTTGTATCAATACTGAGGATATAATTTTGTATAAGCTCCATACAAGAGGATTTACTATGAGCAAATCTTCCAAAGTGAAGCATCCCGGTACATTTAAAGGAATTTCCGAAAAGATAAATTATCTTAAAAAGACAGGAATTAATGCTGTCCTTTTAATGCCATCGTATGAATTTGAAGAATATGCTTTCAATTTTAACTACTGGGGCTATGGCAAAGGATTTTACTTTTTACCCAAAGCTGCATATTCGTCATGCTATGGTTCTTGCGTCGATTATACGGTTGAATTTAAAGATATGGTAAAAAAATTTCATAAGAACGGTATGGAAGTCTATATGGAATTTAATTTTACCGATGAAGTTGACGCCTGTATGGCAGATGACTGTATAAGATATTGGAAAGAGTCGTATCATATAGATGGAGCAAGGGTAATATGCAATGACAGAATAAGACAGGTTATAGCAGATGACCCATATCTCGTTGATATAAAACTGTTCTATGAATACTGGGATGATAATTTCAGAAATCATAACCTTTTAGAATATAATGAAGGTTTTGAAAATGTCGCAAGAAAACTGTTAAAAGGTGACGAAGGACAGCTTAAATATTTTTCTGAGTGCTTTAAGAAGAATCCGGTTCACGGTTATACCGTTAATTTTGTATGTGACAATAACGGCTTTACACTATATGACCTTGTAAGCTATGACAGAAAACATAACGAGGAAAACGGCGAAAATAACAGGGACGGGAAAGACTACAATAACAGTTGGAACTGTGGAGAAGAAGGAGATACCAAGAATAGGAAAATTCTGGTTCAGAGACTTAGAAACAGAAAAAACGCAATGTGTTTTGTTCTTTTATCCCAGGGTATTCCGATGATTTATGCCGGGGATGAATTTGGCAACAGCCAGAATGGCAATAATAATGCCTATTGTCAGGATAATGAGACAGGCTGGTTAGACTGGAGTGCATTAAGAAAGAATCGTAAATTTTATAATTTTATATGCACACTTATTAATTTCAGACATAATCATAAAGTTCTCCATATTGAAAAAGAACTTGTCCAGAGTGATTATAAGTATTTTGGACTTCCTGATATTTCTTATCACGGAAGCAAGGCGTGGTATCCTGAGATGGAGCATTATAACAGACATCTCGGAATATTGCTTTGCGGCAGATATGCCGAAGAAAATGAAGATATCTATATAGGAATGAATCTTCATTGGGAAAAACATATATTGGCTTTGCCCAAGATTCCGGGGAAAACATGGGAAGTTATAATCAATACCAATGATAATGAAGGTGTATTTGTGGGAGATGACAGCACAATAGAAGTGCCCCCACGTACCGTAGTTGTCATTGTAAGTAAAAAAATGGTTGAAATATGTAATATATTATTATAA
- a CDS encoding tRNA (adenine(22)-N(1))-methyltransferase: MMNISDRLKTVASLITAGNSVADIGTDHGYIPIYLALNDLTKKAVAMDINEGPLSRAADNIQKYNVGSCVETRISDGLCGLAENEVDTIVIAGMGGLLINRILEDNMKVALSAKEIILSPHSDVPKVREFLADNGLMVTDEVMVKDEGKYYFVLKAVKGHDDIEERELYKIYGHILFEHKDKVFYEYLINEKKKRENILEKMSESSNSERKAALKKESELITEGLIEYESI, from the coding sequence ATGATGAATATATCTGACAGACTTAAGACGGTTGCCTCACTTATTACAGCAGGAAATTCTGTTGCAGATATAGGGACTGACCATGGATACATACCTATTTATCTTGCATTAAATGATCTTACAAAAAAAGCAGTTGCAATGGATATTAATGAAGGACCGCTTTCAAGAGCGGCAGATAATATACAAAAATATAACGTGGGCAGTTGCGTTGAGACAAGAATTTCCGACGGGTTATGCGGACTTGCCGAAAATGAAGTGGATACTATTGTCATAGCCGGTATGGGTGGACTTCTGATTAACAGAATACTGGAGGACAATATGAAGGTGGCGCTTTCTGCAAAAGAAATTATCCTGTCACCACATTCTGATGTCCCAAAGGTAAGGGAATTTCTTGCAGATAACGGACTTATGGTAACGGATGAAGTAATGGTCAAGGATGAAGGCAAGTATTACTTTGTCCTAAAAGCTGTAAAAGGGCATGATGATATAGAAGAAAGGGAACTGTATAAGATATATGGGCATATCCTTTTTGAACATAAGGACAAAGTTTTTTACGAATATCTGATTAATGAGAAAAAAAAGAGAGAAAATATTCTTGAAAAGATGTCAGAAAGCAGTAACAGTGAAAGAAAGGCAGCTTTAAAAAAAGAATCGGAACTCATAACCGAAGGATTGATAGAATATGAAAGCATATGA